One part of the archaeon CG10_big_fil_rev_8_21_14_0_10_43_11 genome encodes these proteins:
- a CDS encoding anaerobic ribonucleoside-triphosphate reductase activating protein: MIAGVQKTSLIDYPQHVSFVVFTGGCNFRCPYCHNPELVEPASQPLSERDVLADIARRKKIIDSVCVTGGEPTLHKALKPFLEGVKALGLSVKLDTNGTNPAFLKELVDGELVDYVAMDIKAPLDAYTRATGVKTNANALRASIRFIIKSGISHEFRTTFVPGVVSKQDVPRILKEIKGAQQYCIQQFRPTKTLDPQFKHTTPFDAAALYDIQKTCASDIPIIVRA; the protein is encoded by the coding sequence ATGATTGCAGGTGTGCAGAAAACGTCACTCATTGATTACCCACAGCATGTGAGCTTTGTTGTGTTCACAGGCGGCTGCAATTTTCGCTGTCCGTATTGCCACAACCCCGAACTCGTGGAACCGGCATCACAACCACTCAGCGAGCGTGATGTGCTTGCTGATATTGCACGGCGCAAAAAAATTATTGACAGCGTGTGCGTGACTGGAGGCGAGCCTACCCTGCACAAAGCGCTCAAACCATTTCTTGAAGGTGTAAAAGCGCTCGGTCTTAGTGTCAAACTTGACACAAACGGCACAAACCCCGCGTTTCTCAAAGAATTGGTTGATGGTGAATTGGTTGATTACGTTGCTATGGACATTAAAGCACCTCTTGACGCGTACACGCGCGCAACTGGCGTGAAAACCAATGCAAACGCGTTGCGTGCAAGCATTCGTTTCATCATCAAGAGCGGAATTAGTCACGAGTTTCGCACCACGTTTGTTCCCGGCGTTGTTTCAAAACAAGACGTGCCACGCATTCTTAAGGAAATTAAAGGAGCACAACAATACTGCATTCAGCAATTTCGTCCAACAAAAACCCTCGACCCCCAGTTCAAACACACAACGCCGTTTGACGCAGCCGCGCTCTATGACATACAAAAAACGTGCGCGTCAGATATTCCTATTATTGTTCGCGCCTAA
- a CDS encoding ribonucleoside triphosphate reductase (Catalyzes the reduction of nucleoside 5'-triphosphates to 2'-deoxynucleoside 5'-triphosphates) — protein MVTQVRKRDGRIVDFDKEKITNAIFNAAQAVGGKDRQLASMIANHVERAVLEQFEDTIASVEEIQDLVEKILIENGHAKTAKAYILYREQHSQIRDMKHLFVNVHELMDGYLDQVDWRVKENGNMTYSLSGLMMHTTGAIMANYTLSKVYPREVGEAHRRGDLHIHDLSMGISGYCAGWSLRQLLTEGFNGVLGKTDSKPAKHLDSALWQMINFIGTLQNEWAGAQAFSSFDTYLAPFIKQDNLPYEKVKQAIQGFIFNMNVPSRWGGQTPFSNLTFDWIVPDDMKETPALLGGEAMSFTYGECQKEMDVINRAFMEVMMEGDASGRVFTFPIPTYNITKEFNWESENANMLFEMTAKYGIPYFQNFINSDLNPSDVRSMCCRLQMDLRELRKRGGGLFGAAEMTGSLGVVTINLPRVGFLSKTKEEFFKRLEYLMQVAKKSLEIKRKLVQKNMDNGLMPYSKRYLGTLKNHFSTIGIVGMNEALVNFMNKTLVDPQGRAFALEVMDFMRAHLQDFQEETENIYNLEATPAEGTAYRLARIDKKLYPDIIVANESNAAEGAEPYYTNSTHLPVGSTDDIFEALELQDALQTKYTGGTVLHGFMGERLIDRESCKMLVKRIAHNYKLPYFTMTPTFSICPVHGYLTGEHQSCPQTHTPLQYASFGVESANNEGTTVQTLPCEVFSRVVGYFRPVQNWNHGKREEFKDRRTYNEHVSHQSGFAKRGED, from the coding sequence ATGGTTACACAGGTACGTAAACGGGATGGAAGAATCGTTGATTTTGATAAAGAAAAAATAACTAATGCCATATTTAATGCGGCACAAGCAGTGGGGGGAAAAGACCGGCAACTTGCAAGCATGATTGCAAACCACGTTGAGCGCGCAGTTCTCGAACAATTTGAAGACACAATTGCAAGTGTTGAAGAAATACAGGACCTTGTAGAAAAAATCCTTATAGAAAATGGTCATGCAAAAACAGCAAAAGCATATATTCTCTATCGCGAGCAGCACAGCCAAATTCGCGACATGAAACACTTGTTTGTCAATGTACACGAGCTCATGGACGGCTATCTTGACCAGGTTGACTGGCGCGTAAAAGAAAACGGCAACATGACCTACTCGCTTTCAGGCCTTATGATGCACACCACCGGTGCTATTATGGCAAATTACACGCTCTCAAAAGTGTACCCGCGCGAGGTGGGCGAAGCGCACCGCAGAGGAGACCTGCACATCCACGACTTAAGTATGGGTATTAGCGGGTATTGTGCGGGCTGGAGCCTGCGCCAACTCCTTACTGAAGGATTTAATGGAGTTCTTGGAAAAACAGACAGCAAACCCGCAAAACATTTGGACAGCGCGTTGTGGCAAATGATTAATTTTATTGGCACCCTGCAAAATGAGTGGGCGGGAGCACAAGCATTCTCAAGTTTTGACACGTATCTTGCGCCCTTTATAAAACAAGACAACTTGCCGTATGAAAAAGTTAAGCAGGCAATTCAGGGATTTATTTTTAACATGAATGTGCCCAGCCGCTGGGGCGGACAGACCCCCTTTTCAAACCTCACCTTTGACTGGATTGTTCCAGACGACATGAAAGAAACGCCCGCGCTTCTTGGCGGGGAGGCAATGAGTTTCACGTATGGCGAATGCCAAAAAGAAATGGATGTGATTAACCGCGCATTCATGGAAGTTATGATGGAAGGCGATGCAAGCGGCAGGGTGTTTACCTTTCCCATTCCCACCTATAACATCACCAAAGAATTTAACTGGGAGAGCGAAAACGCGAATATGTTGTTTGAGATGACTGCTAAATATGGCATTCCTTATTTTCAGAATTTCATCAACAGTGATTTGAACCCTTCAGACGTTCGCAGCATGTGCTGTCGACTGCAAATGGATCTTCGCGAACTGCGAAAACGCGGAGGCGGATTGTTTGGCGCTGCAGAAATGACAGGAAGTCTTGGCGTTGTCACTATCAACCTTCCGCGCGTTGGGTTTCTTTCAAAAACAAAAGAGGAATTTTTCAAACGTTTAGAATACCTCATGCAAGTTGCAAAGAAAAGTCTTGAAATCAAGCGCAAACTCGTGCAAAAGAATATGGACAACGGACTTATGCCTTACAGCAAGCGCTATCTTGGCACGCTCAAAAACCACTTTTCAACCATTGGCATTGTAGGCATGAATGAAGCGTTGGTTAATTTCATGAATAAAACCCTTGTTGACCCGCAGGGTCGCGCGTTTGCTCTTGAAGTTATGGATTTCATGCGCGCACACCTTCAGGATTTTCAAGAAGAAACAGAAAACATTTACAACCTTGAAGCAACACCGGCAGAGGGGACCGCGTATAGACTAGCACGCATTGACAAAAAACTCTACCCCGACATTATTGTTGCAAACGAGTCAAATGCAGCAGAAGGCGCTGAACCGTACTACACAAATTCAACCCACTTGCCGGTTGGTTCAACAGATGACATTTTTGAAGCACTTGAACTCCAAGACGCGTTGCAAACTAAGTACACAGGGGGGACGGTTCTTCACGGCTTTATGGGTGAACGCTTAATTGACCGTGAATCCTGCAAAATGCTGGTAAAACGTATTGCCCACAACTATAAACTACCCTATTTTACCATGACACCTACATTTAGCATTTGTCCAGTGCATGGGTATCTTACTGGAGAGCATCAGAGTTGCCCGCAAACACACACACCACTCCAGTACGCGTCGTTTGGTGTTGAGAGCGCGAATAATGAGGGCACAACAGTGCAGACCCTGCCCTGTGAAGTGTTTAGCCGCGTGGTTGGCTATTTTAGGCCGGTTCAGAACTGGAATCATGGCAAGCGGGAAGAGTTTAAGGACAGAAGAACGTATAACGAGCACGTGTCCCATCAAAGCGGGTTTGCAAAACGCGGAGAAGATTAG
- a CDS encoding 4-demethylwyosine synthase TYW1, whose protein sequence is MVDEKLALAPKIREQLVKKKYGIVGEHSGVQICSWNKKSLRQESVCYKQKFYGIHTHRCAQMTPTVAWCTERCVFCWRSNEFYKVTDIKKNQVDTPQQIIPGILKERKRLLAGFKNHPKVPMERYEEGLIPTHFAISLSGEPTMYPYLPEMIQHLKEEHGARSIFVVTNGLQTEMIQRMLDENSLPTQLYLSLDAPNEELFKKVNKAVVPLAWKKLNDTIDLYPKLPCRRVVRFTLIKSINDAEDLFKDYGAIFERTHTDFLEIKAYMHLGYATKRLSHDNMPTHDEVKAFTHRVLAHLPNYEVCDESVPSRIVLLKRKDSTYTNRIYPDEDNTPAWVKNKKSMDEDGTDEFMP, encoded by the coding sequence ATGGTTGATGAAAAACTCGCGCTCGCCCCAAAAATTCGCGAACAACTGGTAAAAAAGAAATACGGGATTGTAGGAGAGCACAGTGGCGTACAGATTTGTTCTTGGAACAAAAAAAGCCTGCGCCAGGAGAGCGTGTGCTACAAGCAAAAATTTTATGGTATTCACACGCACCGCTGCGCGCAAATGACGCCAACCGTAGCGTGGTGCACTGAGCGCTGCGTTTTTTGCTGGCGCTCAAACGAGTTTTACAAAGTCACTGACATCAAAAAAAATCAGGTTGACACGCCTCAACAAATTATTCCCGGCATCTTAAAAGAACGCAAACGCCTTCTTGCAGGATTTAAAAACCATCCAAAAGTGCCAATGGAACGCTATGAAGAAGGTCTTATCCCAACCCATTTTGCCATCTCACTTTCAGGCGAGCCAACCATGTACCCCTACTTGCCAGAAATGATACAACACTTAAAAGAAGAGCATGGCGCGCGTAGCATTTTTGTTGTTACCAATGGATTGCAAACAGAAATGATTCAGCGCATGCTAGATGAGAATTCACTTCCAACCCAACTCTACTTGAGTCTTGACGCGCCAAATGAAGAGTTATTTAAAAAAGTTAACAAAGCGGTTGTGCCCCTTGCGTGGAAAAAACTCAATGACACCATTGATTTGTACCCAAAGCTTCCCTGCAGACGCGTGGTCAGGTTTACACTCATAAAAAGCATTAACGACGCGGAGGATTTGTTTAAAGACTATGGCGCGATTTTTGAGCGCACACACACTGACTTTTTAGAAATCAAAGCATACATGCACTTAGGGTACGCAACAAAACGCTTGTCACACGACAACATGCCCACGCACGACGAAGTCAAAGCATTTACGCACAGGGTTCTTGCACACCTACCTAATTATGAGGTGTGTGATGAGAGCGTGCCAAGCCGTATCGTGCTTCTTAAGCGAAAAGACTCAACATACACAAACCGCATTTATCCTGATGAAGATAACACGCCCGCGTGGGTTAAAAACAAAAAAAGCATGGATGAGGATGGCACAGATGAGTTCATGCCATAA
- a CDS encoding endonuclease III: MHGLHKMVNWRAPVVRYTDPFKVLISTVLSQRTRDENTQVASARLFARLDTPEKLARAPTHDVEELIKPSGFYRVKAQRIHAISKDILTRFNGKTPDSIEQLLTLPGVGRKTANCVLVYGFERAAIPVDVHVHRISNRLGIVESATPEETEALLVKMIPEKYWIEINHLMVLFGRQTCLARNPKCPTCVFNAKCAYWKKNKQKNAKL; this comes from the coding sequence ATGCACGGCTTGCACAAAATGGTTAACTGGCGCGCGCCAGTAGTGCGCTACACTGACCCCTTTAAAGTCCTGATTTCAACCGTGCTCTCTCAGCGCACGCGTGATGAAAACACGCAAGTAGCAAGCGCGCGCCTCTTTGCGCGCCTTGACACGCCAGAAAAGCTTGCCCGCGCGCCAACACATGACGTTGAAGAATTGATAAAACCAAGCGGGTTTTATCGCGTGAAAGCGCAACGAATCCACGCTATCAGCAAAGACATTCTCACACGCTTTAATGGCAAGACGCCTGATTCTATTGAACAATTACTCACCCTGCCTGGTGTTGGGCGAAAAACCGCGAACTGCGTGCTTGTCTACGGGTTTGAGCGCGCTGCAATTCCTGTTGACGTGCATGTGCACCGCATCAGCAACCGTCTTGGCATTGTTGAGAGCGCCACTCCTGAAGAAACTGAAGCACTGCTGGTGAAAATGATTCCAGAAAAATACTGGATTGAAATCAACCACTTAATGGTCCTGTTTGGCAGACAAACGTGCCTTGCCCGAAACCCAAAATGCCCAACATGCGTTTTTAACGCGAAATGCGCGTATTGGAAAAAAAACAAGCAAAAAAATGCAAAACTATGA
- a CDS encoding cation transporter: protein MPHSHDEPGVSGVYWALIITFSVFTLELVGGFLTNSLSLASDALHVFLDAFSLVLVISAITVSCRIPSKTITFGFHRVEVIVALINGSFLTGASAYIFVEAIQRIVNPEPVLSLHVLGIALIGLVANVFVLKKFNFHEDDLNVQSAYLHVLSDTITSVGVILGAALIWLTGAYWVDGLLGAVIGVFILIQAVRLINRSMHVLLQGTPVDVDVDALIATMKKQKGVTDVHHVHVWTLCSRINVLSAHVVVSFDSIQKSEELNDALKQKLAKYHIGYTTLQFESTRKSGAPLVHLTHAKKRF, encoded by the coding sequence ATGCCACATTCACATGATGAGCCCGGCGTGAGCGGCGTGTACTGGGCGCTTATCATCACGTTTAGCGTGTTTACGCTTGAACTCGTGGGCGGATTTCTCACCAACAGCCTAAGCCTTGCAAGCGACGCGCTTCACGTTTTTTTAGACGCATTCTCGCTTGTGCTTGTGATTTCTGCAATCACCGTGTCGTGCAGGATTCCAAGCAAAACTATCACGTTTGGATTTCATCGTGTTGAAGTGATTGTTGCGCTTATTAATGGCTCTTTTCTTACTGGAGCAAGCGCATACATTTTTGTTGAAGCAATTCAACGTATTGTGAATCCTGAACCCGTTTTGAGCTTGCACGTGCTTGGTATTGCACTTATTGGTCTTGTGGCAAACGTGTTTGTGCTCAAAAAATTTAATTTTCATGAAGACGACCTTAACGTGCAAAGCGCGTACTTGCACGTGCTTTCTGACACAATTACCAGCGTTGGTGTAATTCTTGGCGCAGCACTCATCTGGTTGACCGGCGCGTACTGGGTTGATGGTCTTCTTGGCGCTGTAATTGGCGTGTTCATTCTTATTCAAGCGGTGCGTTTGATTAATCGCAGCATGCACGTACTCTTGCAAGGCACGCCCGTGGATGTTGATGTTGACGCGCTTATTGCGACCATGAAGAAGCAAAAAGGCGTGACTGACGTGCATCACGTGCACGTGTGGACGCTCTGTTCGCGCATTAATGTGCTGAGCGCGCATGTGGTGGTGAGTTTTGATAGTATTCAAAAAAGCGAGGAATTAAATGACGCGCTCAAACAAAAACTTGCCAAGTACCATATTGGGTATACCACGTTGCAATTTGAGAGCACACGCAAAAGTGGCGCGCCATTAGTGCATTTGACACATGCAAAGAAGCGTTTCTAA
- a CDS encoding transcriptional regulator NrdR, whose translation MRCPYCTSDDLKVTDIRESANHVNRRRRECLQCGKRFTTYERVEDIKLRVVKKDGSRERFHRQKIVDGILKSCEKRPVSHEQVEHAVDELESELRQRGNNEITSSEIGELVVEKLRTIDRIAYIRFASVYRSFTDITQFENELKKLKEMNTNGYTGT comes from the coding sequence ATGCGTTGTCCATACTGCACATCAGATGATTTGAAAGTTACTGATATCCGTGAGAGTGCAAATCACGTGAATCGCCGGCGAAGAGAATGTTTGCAGTGCGGAAAGCGTTTTACCACCTACGAACGCGTTGAAGACATAAAACTTCGGGTTGTCAAAAAAGATGGCTCTCGCGAACGATTTCATAGACAAAAAATTGTGGACGGCATTCTCAAATCATGCGAGAAACGACCCGTGTCTCATGAACAGGTTGAGCACGCAGTTGACGAGCTTGAAAGCGAACTGCGTCAGCGTGGCAATAATGAAATAACCAGTAGCGAGATTGGAGAACTGGTCGTAGAAAAGCTTCGCACCATTGACCGCATTGCCTATATCCGGTTTGCTTCGGTGTATCGTTCCTTTACTGACATCACTCAATTCGAAAACGAACTTAAAAAGCTTAAAGAGATGAACACAAATGGTTACACAGGTACGTAA
- a CDS encoding DNA primase: MRYSFPNGMRPATLRERELFYTHEFNAKQVRSWLAKKSVLFAIKIGMLTRVYKKEFAKDKDYVLVLLDTTKQSLKKDLLHYLPESAYYDRNVYGNLKNCAEHDLNEFWNWKNFLGQELCFDVDPENIACPTCGSLEERMKRNQTFTFCMSCFETTKQNTLRLYELLKQKGFKHVKIVFSGRGFHVHVFDKQAYTMTRAQRKELSAEILRAGIEHDEWVSEGVSRLIRLPYSLNALVSRVVTPLTVAQLKTFNLETDAKPHYLSQKK; encoded by the coding sequence ATGCGCTATTCATTTCCAAACGGCATGCGACCCGCAACGTTGCGCGAGCGCGAACTATTCTACACACATGAATTCAACGCAAAACAGGTGCGTTCTTGGCTTGCAAAAAAAAGCGTGTTATTTGCCATAAAAATCGGCATGCTCACGCGCGTGTACAAAAAGGAATTTGCAAAAGACAAAGATTACGTGCTTGTTTTGCTTGACACAACAAAACAATCACTCAAAAAGGATTTACTCCACTACCTTCCTGAAAGCGCGTACTACGACCGGAACGTGTATGGCAACCTTAAAAACTGCGCAGAACACGACCTTAACGAGTTTTGGAACTGGAAGAATTTTCTTGGCCAGGAATTATGTTTTGATGTTGACCCGGAAAATATTGCGTGCCCCACATGCGGGTCGCTTGAAGAGCGCATGAAACGCAATCAAACGTTCACCTTTTGCATGAGCTGTTTTGAAACAACCAAGCAAAACACGCTCAGGCTCTACGAGCTTCTCAAACAAAAAGGATTCAAACACGTTAAAATCGTGTTTTCAGGAAGAGGTTTTCACGTGCACGTGTTTGACAAACAGGCATACACCATGACACGCGCGCAGCGAAAAGAACTAAGCGCAGAGATTTTGCGTGCCGGTATTGAACATGATGAATGGGTAAGTGAAGGCGTGTCCCGTCTTATCCGCCTGCCGTATTCACTCAACGCACTTGTAAGCAGAGTAGTAACACCGCTTACGGTCGCACAACTCAAAACGTTTAATTTAGAAACTGATGCAAAACCCCACTACCTATCTCAAAAAAAATAA